The uncultured Cohaesibacter sp. genome includes a region encoding these proteins:
- a CDS encoding sugar ABC transporter permease, producing the protein MATKHSKVAARLMISPAVLLLLGWMIVPLSMTLYFSFLRYNLLMPGMEEWTGFTNYKFFLTDPAFFAALWNTLALVLGVLLVTVIGGVGLALLLDQPFFGQGIVRILVIAPFFVMPTVSALVWKNMFMNPVNGLFAYLANFMGFEPYDFLSAAPLASIIGIVSWQWLPFATLILLTALQSLDQEQLEAAEMDGAKWGSRFWHIMLPHLSRAITVVILIQTIFLLSVFAEILVTTNGGPGNASTNLTYLIYVQSLLQFDVGGGSAGGVVAIILANIVAIFLMRMIGKNLEA; encoded by the coding sequence ATGGCCACGAAGCATTCGAAGGTGGCGGCGAGGCTCATGATCTCCCCCGCAGTCTTGTTGTTGCTCGGCTGGATGATCGTTCCCTTGTCGATGACGCTCTACTTCTCCTTCCTGCGCTACAATCTCTTGATGCCGGGAATGGAAGAATGGACGGGCTTCACCAACTACAAATTCTTTCTAACGGACCCGGCCTTTTTTGCGGCGCTCTGGAACACCCTTGCCCTCGTTCTCGGTGTTTTGCTGGTGACCGTGATTGGCGGCGTGGGGCTGGCCCTGCTGCTTGATCAGCCCTTCTTCGGACAGGGCATCGTGCGCATTCTGGTCATCGCCCCCTTCTTCGTCATGCCGACGGTGAGCGCGCTGGTCTGGAAGAACATGTTCATGAACCCGGTCAACGGCCTTTTTGCCTATCTGGCCAACTTCATGGGATTTGAACCCTACGACTTTCTCTCGGCGGCACCCCTTGCCTCGATCATCGGGATCGTCAGCTGGCAGTGGTTGCCCTTCGCAACGCTCATTCTTCTGACAGCGCTGCAGTCGCTTGATCAGGAGCAGCTCGAAGCTGCCGAAATGGATGGCGCAAAATGGGGCTCGCGCTTCTGGCACATCATGCTGCCGCATCTGTCGCGGGCGATCACGGTCGTCATTCTCATTCAGACAATCTTCCTTCTGTCGGTCTTTGCCGAAATCCTCGTCACCACCAATGGTGGTCCGGGTAACGCCTCGACCAACCTGACCTATCTCATCTACGTCCAGTCTTTGCTGCAGTTCGACGTCGGTGGCGGGTCTGCCGGAGGTGTGGTTGCCATCATCCTCGCCAACATCGTTGCGATCTTCCTGATGCGGATGATCGGCAAGAATCTGGAGGCCTGA
- a CDS encoding carbohydrate ABC transporter permease: protein MARKVKQSRKYLVTVVAWMIGIAIFFPILWTVLTSFKTEAQAIADPPIFLGFDWTLENYITVQERSDYFKHFLNSVILSVGSTALGLIIAVPAAWAMAFVPGKRTKDVLMWMLSTKMLPPVGVLVPLYLIFRDFGLLDTRIGLVVVLMLINLPIIIWMLYTYFKEIPGEILEAARMDGATLRSEIIYVLTPMAVPGIASTLLLNIILAWNEAFWTLNLTAAKAAPLTAFIASYSSPEGLFYAKLSAASTMAIAPILIMGWFSQKQLVRGLTFGAVK, encoded by the coding sequence ATGGCGCGCAAAGTCAAACAATCACGCAAATATCTGGTCACTGTCGTGGCCTGGATGATCGGGATCGCAATCTTCTTTCCCATCCTCTGGACCGTGCTGACGAGCTTCAAGACCGAAGCTCAGGCCATTGCCGATCCGCCCATCTTTCTCGGCTTCGACTGGACGCTGGAAAATTACATCACGGTTCAGGAGCGCTCGGACTACTTCAAGCACTTCCTCAACTCGGTCATCCTGTCGGTCGGCTCGACGGCCCTCGGCCTCATCATCGCGGTGCCTGCCGCATGGGCCATGGCCTTTGTGCCCGGAAAGCGCACCAAAGATGTCTTGATGTGGATGCTCTCCACCAAGATGCTGCCGCCGGTTGGCGTGCTGGTTCCGCTGTACCTGATCTTCCGGGACTTTGGCCTCTTGGACACCCGCATCGGTCTCGTCGTGGTGCTGATGCTGATCAACCTGCCGATCATCATCTGGATGCTCTACACCTACTTCAAGGAAATCCCCGGCGAGATCCTTGAAGCGGCCAGAATGGACGGTGCAACCCTTCGATCGGAAATCATCTATGTGCTGACGCCCATGGCGGTTCCCGGCATCGCATCGACGCTGCTGCTCAACATCATCCTTGCCTGGAACGAGGCCTTCTGGACCCTCAACCTGACGGCAGCAAAGGCAGCGCCCCTGACGGCCTTCATTGCCAGCTACTCGTCGCCTGAAGGGTTGTTCTACGCCAAGCTCAGCGCAGCAAGCACGATGGCCATCGCCCCCATTCTCATCATGGGCTGGTTCTCTCAGAAACAACTTGTCCGAGGCCTGACCTTCGGCGCAGTGAAATAG